The window GCAACCTCAAGGCCAGCCAGCCGCAAGTGCTGACGACCCGGCCCTGGTCACACCTTTCCGACCACGCACCGCTGTCGGTGGAGATCGAGCTATGAGCACTTCACCGATGGAAAAAACCACTGCGCAGCCGATTGCCGCGCCGCCAATGAGCGAGCCCGCAGCGGTCGACGTCGAGTACCGCTGGCAAGGCAACAACCGCGTCGAGTTGCTGGAAAACGGCGAAGCCTATTTCCCAAGGGTGTTCGAGGCCATGCGCCAGGCCAAGACCGAGATCCTCCTGGAAACCTTCATCGTGTTCGAAGACAAAGTCGGCGAGGAGCTGAAGACTGTGCTCATCGACGCCGCTCAACGGGGCGTGCGCGTCACCGCCAGCCTCGACGGATTTGGCTGCGGCGAACTGAGCACCGGGTATCTCACCGCCCTCAGCAGCGCTGGCGTGCACCTGCAAATGTTCGACCCGGCACCCAAGCGGTTGGGCATCCGCACCAACTGGTTCCGACGCCTGCACCGCAAGATTGTGGTGGTGGACGGGACTGTCGCCTTCATCGGCGGGATCAATTTTTCCGCCGACCATCTCGCCGACTTCGGCCCCGAGGCCAAGCAGGATTATTCGGTGGAGGTGCAAGGCCCGACGGTGGCGGACATTCATCATTTTGCCTTGCTGCAATGCGGTCGCCCGGTGCGCGCCAAGTACTGGTGGCAACAGCGCCGGCAGCGTCGCTCGGAACTGGCGGTCAGCGATCACGATGGTCAGGTGCGTCTGGTACACCGCGACAACGGTGATCACCAGACCGACATCGAACAGGTTTACCGGCAAGTACTGCGCACGGCAAAGCAGCGCGTGGTGATCGCCAACGCCTACTTTTTCCCCGGCTACCGATTGCTGCGCGAGATCCGCAACGCGGCGCGCCGTGGCGTCGACGTGCGGCTGATTCTGCAAGGTCAGCCGGACGTGCTGGTGGCCAAGCTCGCCGCGCGCATGACCTACGACTACCTGCTCAAGTCCGGGGTGAAAATTTACGAATATTGCGACCGTCCGCTGCACGGCAAAGTGGCGTTGGTGGACGACGACTGGAGCACCGTGGGCTCGAGCAATCTCGACCCGTTGAGCCTGTCGATGAACCTGGAAGCCAACGTGTTGATCCGCGACCGCGAGTTCAACCGCATGCTGTTCGAACGTCTCGAAGACCTCAGCGACAACCATTGCAAAGTCATGTCCGTGGACAAGGCGCCGCGCGGGCGCATCTGGCACATGACCGTGGGGTTTCTGGTGTTCCACTTCCTGCGGCACTTCCCGGCCTGGGCCGGTTGGCTACCGGCGCATAAACCGCGCTTGAAAGCGTTCACCTCACCGACCGGGAGCGACGAGCATGAGCCGCACTGAAGCACACGCGGCGCCCCACGAGCACCCGGCCAAGTCACGTTGGAGCCGCTGGAAACGACCGCTGACGATGCTGTTTTTCCTGGCGCTGATCGTGCTGTTGACGATGTTCGCCCAACGCATCGAATGGGCCGAAGTGCTGGAAACCCTGGCCGATTTCAAGGTTCGGACGCTGATCATTGCGTCCTCCCTGACCCTGCTGAGTTTTCTGGTGTACGCCTGTTTTGACCTGATCGGCCGCACCTACATCCGCCAGGACCTGACGTGGAAACAGATCCTGCCGGTGGGCATCATCAGCTACGCCTTCAACCTCAACCTGAGCGCCTGGGTCGGCGGCATCGCCATGCGTTATCGGTTGTATTCGCGGCTCGGGGTGAGCAAAGGCAACATCGCAAAAATCCTCGGCCTGAGCCTGGCCACCAACTGGTTCGGCTACATGTTGATAGCCGGCGTGGTGTTCAGTAGCGGCCTGGTCCGGATGCCGCCAGGCTGGAAGTTGAGCAGCGGCGCGTTGCAAGCGGTGGGTGTGTTATTGCTGTTGATCAGTGCGGGCTATCTGGCGGCGTGCCAGTTTTCCAAACGCCGTGAGTGGGCGATTCGCGGGGTGGAAATCAATCTACCGTCGCTGCGCATGGCGATCCTGCAACTGTTGCTCGGCGCGCTGAACTGGTCGCTGATGGCGGCCGTGATCTTCACTTTGCTGCCGAGCAAACTCGATTATCCGCTGGTGCTCGGTGTGCTGCTGATCAGCGCCATCGCCGGGGTCATCACCCACATTCCGGCCGGGCTCGGTGTGTTGGAGGCGGTGTTCGTCGCGCTGCTGCAACACGAGGCGTCGCGGGGCAGTCTGGTGGCGGGTTTGCTAGCGTATCGGGCGATCTATTTTCTGTTGCCGTTGTTGATCACTCTGGTGATGTATCTGGTGGTGGAGGCCAAGGCGAAGTCGCTGCGGATTTCGAAGAAGCCCAAGTGAATGTGTGGTGTTTGATATGACGCCATCGCGGGCAAGCCTTGCTCCTACAGGGATTGGAGCGTTCACTCATTTTGTGAACGACTCAAAAGCTGTAGGAGCAAGGCTTGCCCGCGATGGCGTCCGCAAGAACACCACAAAATCACTTGGACTGAATAATGCTCAACCGCTCACCCACCACCATTTCCGTGATCCAGTCCACGAGGATCGAGGTGTAGGCCTGTTGTGAAACCGGGTCACTCAACG of the Pseudomonas sp. MAG733B genome contains:
- a CDS encoding lysylphosphatidylglycerol synthase domain-containing protein, translating into MSRTEAHAAPHEHPAKSRWSRWKRPLTMLFFLALIVLLTMFAQRIEWAEVLETLADFKVRTLIIASSLTLLSFLVYACFDLIGRTYIRQDLTWKQILPVGIISYAFNLNLSAWVGGIAMRYRLYSRLGVSKGNIAKILGLSLATNWFGYMLIAGVVFSSGLVRMPPGWKLSSGALQAVGVLLLLISAGYLAACQFSKRREWAIRGVEINLPSLRMAILQLLLGALNWSLMAAVIFTLLPSKLDYPLVLGVLLISAIAGVITHIPAGLGVLEAVFVALLQHEASRGSLVAGLLAYRAIYFLLPLLITLVMYLVVEAKAKSLRISKKPK
- the clsB gene encoding cardiolipin synthase ClsB; the encoded protein is MSTSPMEKTTAQPIAAPPMSEPAAVDVEYRWQGNNRVELLENGEAYFPRVFEAMRQAKTEILLETFIVFEDKVGEELKTVLIDAAQRGVRVTASLDGFGCGELSTGYLTALSSAGVHLQMFDPAPKRLGIRTNWFRRLHRKIVVVDGTVAFIGGINFSADHLADFGPEAKQDYSVEVQGPTVADIHHFALLQCGRPVRAKYWWQQRRQRRSELAVSDHDGQVRLVHRDNGDHQTDIEQVYRQVLRTAKQRVVIANAYFFPGYRLLREIRNAARRGVDVRLILQGQPDVLVAKLAARMTYDYLLKSGVKIYEYCDRPLHGKVALVDDDWSTVGSSNLDPLSLSMNLEANVLIRDREFNRMLFERLEDLSDNHCKVMSVDKAPRGRIWHMTVGFLVFHFLRHFPAWAGWLPAHKPRLKAFTSPTGSDEHEPH